The region AGGATGTTTTTGCCCCAGGGGTTCATCACCTCCGGGGGAGTGGCAGGGTGTGCACTCCCGGTCTGCGCTCAAGGAACGATGTATCCCGTCCGCGGGCATTAACGGTGGTTTTTTGGACGACAGGATGAACAGGGCCACCAGAACGGCGGCTACGAAAACAACATAGATCAGGATATCCTTGAAAGCAGCACGTTTTTTCATGCACCATCCCCCCCGATTCTTAAGCCAGGCCGGAGGCTAACCCCGTCCATCGCCTGATGTCAACGGAATAAACACGGAATAAACCCCGCTTTCGGGACCACCCCATAAACAAAAAGTCCACAATAACCGTAAAGAAATAAAAACTCTTTAGTTTCCCAATCTTTACATAATACAAAACACTGTTCTAAGAATAACATTGAGGATAATAAAGTGATCGCAAAAGGTCCATCAGGCGGGATATTCGGGGCGCTCCCCCGCCTCACATTCGGTTGGAGCCGGAAACGGTCCGGATCCGCCCAGGGGATGGAGAGAACCTTTCAAAAGGAGGGAACAATGAGTGGAAAGTGGATGAGAACATTGGCTGTAGCGACTGTCCTGCTTCTTGCGGCAGCCGCTCCCACATTGGCCTTTACCCCGGCCAGAGTAACATGTATCGCGCCGGCCAATCCAGGCGGAGGATGGGACTTTTCATGTCGGTCTGGAGCCAGAGCCCTGTTTGATCTCGGCTTCACAAGCAAACCCATCAAGGTAGTTAACATGCCTGGCGGAGGAGGAGGAGTAGCCTTCGCCCATGTAGTGACCGAACTGAAGGGCGACAATAATGTCCTCGTGGCCGCAAGCAGGTCGACCACGACCCGTCTTGCACAGGGCCAGTACACCAAGTTCACCATGAATGATGTCCGATGGCTGGCTGCCAACGGGGCGGATTACGGAGTCATTTCCGTCAAGGCGGACGCCCCATGGCAGAACCTGAAAGAGCTGATGGCAGCGTGGAAAAAAGATCCAGGCAAGATCGCCGTGGGTGGCGGCAGCGCCGTGGGCGGACAGGACCACATGAAGGTCATGCTCCTCGCCAAGGCCGCCGGCATCGAACCGAAGAAAATCAAGTACGTCAACTTTAACGGCGGGGGCGAAGCCATGGTTTCTCTTCTCGGCGGATTCGTCCAGGTCTTTCCCGGCGACATCTCCGAGGTCATGGGGCAACTCGAGGCGGGCAAGATCAGAGTACTCGCGGTTTTGGGCGAACACCGCCTGCCGGGCAACCTTGCTAATATCCCCACCGCCGTCGAACAGGGCTACAATGCCACGTGGGTAGTCTGGAGGGGATTCTACATGCCCCCCGGAACATCGGACGATGCCTATAATTACTGGCTGAACGCCCTGACAAAGATGGAGAAATCAGATGAATGGGCCAAGATGCGTAAGCAGAACGGCCTGGCTCCTTTCTACAGGGGGGGCAAAGATTTCGAGAAATTCGTCAAAGACCAGATTCATGAGATCCAGGGATTGACAAAGGAGCTTGGTCTGTGACAGACCGCATTACGGGAGGCCTGCTGCTACTCATCACCCTTGGGTATGCATACATGGGCTATCACTTCAAGGTGGGGTTCATGGCGGACCCCATCGGTCCCAAGGCGTTTCCTCTCCTCATCACCGGCCTCCTTTTTCTATTCATTCTGTACATCCTGATCAGGCCAGACCCCGAGCCCCAGTGGCCCGGCCTCAAAATCTGGCTGAACATGGCCTTGGTCCTGTTCAGCCTGGTCATCTATGCCTACGCCCTCGTACCCCTGGGGTTCATCGCGACCACCACGCTGGAAGTAACCATCCTGGCCGTCATATTCAAGGGGCAACTCTGAAAAGGGATTATCGCCTCCCTGGTCCTGAGCCTTACACTTTACGCTGGGTTCGTGTTCCTGCTGGACATTCCCTTGCCTGTCGGCAAAATCTTCGGGGGCTAAAATGGACGTCTTTCACTCTTTAATGATGGGGTTTTCCGTCGCTTTAAGGCCCCTGAACCTCGGTGTGGCTTTCGCCGGCTGCCTGGTTGGAACCGTGATCGGGGTTCTTCCCGGCATCGGCCCCATCACGGGGGTAGCTATTCTGGTTCCCCTTACCTTCGCCATCAAACTCCCGCCGGAATCGGCCCTCATTCTCCTGGCCGGGATTTATTACGGGGCAATGTACGGAGGGTCCACTACGAGTATTCTGCTGAATGTGCCCGGTGAGACGGCCTCGGTGGTCACCACCATCGATGGATACCAGATGGCCCGCCAGGGCCGCGCGGGCCCTGCTCTCGCCATCTCCGCCATCGGTTCCTTCATCGCCGGCACCATCTCGGTTATCGGCCTGATGCTCTTCGGCCCTTTTCTGGCTAACGTTGCGATCCGCTTCGGCCCGGCCGAATATCTGGCCCTGATGGTATTCGCTTTCTCAATGATTTCCAGCCTTGCGGGCAGGAATCTTGCCAAAGCCATGATCTCCACCCTCTTCGGCCTCATGCTCGCCACCGTGGGTCTGGATCCGGGCAGCGCCGTTCCACGCTATACATTCGGCCAACTGAAACTCTACGACGGGATGGACTTCCTCGTGGTGGCAATCGGCCTCTTCGCCATCAGCGAGGTCCTGTCCCTTCTGGAGGAAACCCACACCGGCCAGACGGCCAAGGCCGAGATGGGGAAGGTCTATATCTCGTTCAAGGAGTTCATGTTTTCACTGGGAGCTATCCTCCGGGGCAGCTTCCTGGGATTTTTCATAGGCGTCCTTCCCGGCGCCGGCGCTTCCATCGCCAGTTTCATCTCCTACACCCTCGAGAAGAGGGTTTCCAACCGAAACGACACCTTCGGCAAGGGCGACATACGGGGGGTGGCCGGTCCTGAGTCGGCCAACAACGCCGCAGCCGGGGGGGCGCTCATTCCATTGCTTACCCTGGGAATACCGGGAAGTGGAACCACAGCTGTCCTGTTGGGCGCCATCATGGGGATGAACATCGTACCCGGGCCTCTCATGTTCCAGCAGCACCCCGATGTGGTGTGGGGCCTGGTGGCGTCCATGTACATAGGCAACCTGATGCTGCTGGTCCTCAACCTTCCCCTAGTGGGGCTATTCGTCAAGATCCTCCTTATACCCAATTGGTTCCTCATCCCGGCCGTGACGGCCATCAGCTTCATCGGCGTCTATTCCGTCAACAACAGCCCCTTCGATCTCCTCCGGCTCCAGGCCGAAGATGGCCTTCTTGAATCTTTTGGCAATCAATACAGCGCCTCCGATGCCCACGATCAGCATTATCCCTATGTAGAAAAATCCCCGCCTGCGATGCTCCCGGATGATGTGCTGAACATTCTCGATTAGGTATCCCACCGAAACGATCCCGATGATCGCGCCGGAATCATCGAACACCGGCGTTTTACCCCTCAGCGATGGTCCAAGAGTGCCCACGGCTTTGGAACCGTATGATCGGCCATCCTCAAGGGCGGGCGCATTATCTCCGCCGACCATGGATTTTCCCAGCCGGTCGGGGTTTGGATGGGAATAACGAATACCGTTGCTGTCACCCACCACGACGAACTCCGCGCCGACTGTCTTCCTGATTCCATCCGCCAGGGGCTGAATGACCCCGGCGGGGTCTCCGGCAGCTAATTCCCGCCGGATTTCGGGGATCATGGACACCGTCTGGGAAACCCGCAGCGCTCTTTTCCCTATCTGGTCCTCAAGGATACCGCCGATGAGGCCGGAAAAGACGATCCCCATCATCCCTACCTGAAAGGCCAAAAGTGAGGTCACCAGAAGGATCATCCTGTTCTGGAGAGTTCTCGGAAATGGAAAAAAACGGGCCAAACTTAAAAGGGTTGTCATGGCATCACCCGGTCAGCAAATGGGTTGAATGGATAAACTTTCCAGAAGTTCATTATCGAGGATTTGCCATAATCCATCAAGCGGGATGTAATGATCCCCGTCTTCCAAAACAAAAAGCCACGAATGGACTTTTTGCGACTCTGTCAATATTGTGTCGCCAAAGGCACCAACAGTGTGGTTATTTTGCAACATTTTCGGTGGCCGAAAACCTTTTTTCTGCCTGTGGCATAGACATCACCCGGAAAACTTTCCCCCGTTATCCCCATTACAAGGGCACCTCCGGACTGGGATGTCAAAGTGTGGCAATATCGGCACGTATATTGCGGCGCTGCGAATGCCGGAGAGGTTGAATCCGCGTTAGAGGATAACGGCGGGGATTCTAATCGGGACCGGTGAGGTTATTTCAACCGTGAACGGGAGGCGAAGATGGATATGCAGGAGGTTTTGGAGGTTTTGGACGTTCCGGAGAACCAACCCGCCGCCTTGGGGCATGGGGGCGACAGGGACGCGGAGATGTTGGCCAGGTCTTTCTACCGGCTTCTCAGGAAAAACGGGTACACGCGGAACCAGGTCATCAGCGTGGCGGGGTACATCCTCGACAGCCTGATCCATGAGTTCGAAACAGATTAACCCAGGACACAAAAAAAGACCCCGGGACATTTAATGTCCCGGGGTCTTCAGGTGGCCTGCTCTAACGTGGCTTACAGAGCGGTGACGTTATTGGCCTGAGGTCCCTTGGGGCCGTCTACAACCTCAAAGCTCACTTTCTGGCCCTCATTCAGGGTCTTGAAGCCGTCACCCTGAATTGCCGAGAAATGGACGAAAACGTCTGGGCCTTCGGCCTGCTCGATGAACCCGAAACCCTTGGACTCGTTAAACCACTTTACAGTTCCTTCTGCCATTTTACTTCTCCTTCTTTCTCTGTTTTTTTGCAGCTTGCCGGAACAGCCCTGGAACAAATCAAAAAAGGCCCTGAACGTAAAGCCCAAGACCATTATTCGATCAAATGTTCTCCATAAAGCTCTTCCGTACTACAAAACTGGTTTTAACCGGGAGCAACTCTCACCGGCGAGGTATAGATACTCTAAAGGAAAGGGAGTTGCAAGCTTTTTTTTTCGGTGATTATCCCCGGGAAATGGTCAGAACCTGAAACCCCTTTGCCATTTTAAAAAAATTGGGTATTTTCCAATCCCTGGGCCGATAATAATATCGTCCAACTTTTTCAAAGGGGTATGGAAAACCATGAATAATAAGTTGAACCTCCTTAAGACAAGTATCGTTTCACTTGGAATCCTGGCCACAGCCTTTGCTTCCCCGAGTGGGGTCCCCAACGCCGCGGCGGCCTCCGACACCATTTCCTTCGGGGTGCTTCCCGTCATTCAGGCACTTCCCCTGTTCGTCGCATATGAGAAGGGATACTTTTCCGACGAGGGCCTGAATGTGGAATTAATAACCTTCAAGTCCGGTCTTGAAAAGGACGCCGCCATGGCCGCCCGAAGTACCCAGGGATACTTCGGGGACATGCTCACGTCTCTTATTCTTGACGCCAACCAGACCCCTTCGAGGATGGTTGCCACCCTCTACAACACCACTGGTGACCAGCGCATGTTCGCCATTCTTGCCGCGCCCGGCACAGGTAAACCGTCCCTGGCAGAGCTTGCCGAAGCTGGAATAGCGGGCAGCTCCAACACCGTTATCGAGTACCTTACCCGTAAACTCCTTCAGGCCGAAGCGCCGGGGGCAAAGCTCAACCTCATCGAGGCGAAGAGTATTCCGTCCCGGGTTCCCATGCTTCTTTCCGGAAGGGTTCCCGGGGCCGTTCTCCCCGAACCACTCGTGACCTTCGTTGAGAAGAAGGGTGCCACGGTGGTTGCGGACGACCGTGGAAAGGGGATCGCGCCTCCGTCAGTTCCGGATCGCCGTCTTGTGATGGATTCCTATAATTGGCTCCGGAACAAGGGGATACTCAAATCCGAACTGACCTGGCCGGAGATGGTCCAGGAGGGATTACTGGATTGAGGTATCGGCGCGTGGGAGCTTGGGCGTAAAAGATAATATAGCTGACGCAGTGTAACGTCGTAAGGCCTGGGGAAATATCGGCGG is a window of bacterium BMS3Abin14 DNA encoding:
- the cspD gene encoding cold shock-like protein CspD gives rise to the protein MAEGTVKWFNESKGFGFIEQAEGPDVFVHFSAIQGDGFKTLNEGQKVSFEVVDGPKGPQANNVTAL
- a CDS encoding tripartite tricarboxylate transporter TctB family protein — its product is MTDRITGGLLLLITLGYAYMGYHFKVGFMADPIGPKAFPLLITGLLFLFILYILIRPDPEPQWPGLKIWLNMALVLFSLVIYAYALVPLGFIATTTLEVTILAVIFKGQL
- a CDS encoding tripartite tricarboxylate transporter family receptor, whose protein sequence is MSGKWMRTLAVATVLLLAAAAPTLAFTPARVTCIAPANPGGGWDFSCRSGARALFDLGFTSKPIKVVNMPGGGGGVAFAHVVTELKGDNNVLVAASRSTTTRLAQGQYTKFTMNDVRWLAANGADYGVISVKADAPWQNLKELMAAWKKDPGKIAVGGGSAVGGQDHMKVMLLAKAAGIEPKKIKYVNFNGGGEAMVSLLGGFVQVFPGDISEVMGQLEAGKIRVLAVLGEHRLPGNLANIPTAVEQGYNATWVVWRGFYMPPGTSDDAYNYWLNALTKMEKSDEWAKMRKQNGLAPFYRGGKDFEKFVKDQIHEIQGLTKELGL
- a CDS encoding tripartite tricarboxylate transporter TctA family protein, with protein sequence MDVFHSLMMGFSVALRPLNLGVAFAGCLVGTVIGVLPGIGPITGVAILVPLTFAIKLPPESALILLAGIYYGAMYGGSTTSILLNVPGETASVVTTIDGYQMARQGRAGPALAISAIGSFIAGTISVIGLMLFGPFLANVAIRFGPAEYLALMVFAFSMISSLAGRNLAKAMISTLFGLMLATVGLDPGSAVPRYTFGQLKLYDGMDFLVVAIGLFAISEVLSLLEETHTGQTAKAEMGKVYISFKEFMFSLGAILRGSFLGFFIGVLPGAGASIASFISYTLEKRVSNRNDTFGKGDIRGVAGPESANNAAAGGALIPLLTLGIPGSGTTAVLLGAIMGMNIVPGPLMFQQHPDVVWGLVASMYIGNLMLLVLNLPLVGLFVKILLIPNWFLIPAVTAISFIGVYSVNNSPFDLLRLQAEDGLLESFGNQYSASDAHDQHYPYVEKSPPAMLPDDVLNILD
- a CDS encoding NMT1/THI5 like protein; translated protein: MNNKLNLLKTSIVSLGILATAFASPSGVPNAAAASDTISFGVLPVIQALPLFVAYEKGYFSDEGLNVELITFKSGLEKDAAMAARSTQGYFGDMLTSLILDANQTPSRMVATLYNTTGDQRMFAILAAPGTGKPSLAELAEAGIAGSSNTVIEYLTRKLLQAEAPGAKLNLIEAKSIPSRVPMLLSGRVPGAVLPEPLVTFVEKKGATVVADDRGKGIAPPSVPDRRLVMDSYNWLRNKGILKSELTWPEMVQEGLLD